The Osmia lignaria lignaria isolate PbOS001 chromosome 14, iyOsmLign1, whole genome shotgun sequence genome has a window encoding:
- the LOC117609251 gene encoding pre-mRNA-splicing factor RBM22: MATSKTTNTYNRQNWEDAEFPILCQTCLGDNPYIRMTKEKYGKECKICMRPFTVFRWCPGARMRFKKTEVCQTCSRLKNVCQTCLLDLEYGLPIQVRDAALKIKDDLPRSDVNKEYYVQNIDSEIGKIDPTSPAGAVGKSAAASDLLMKLARTSPYYKRNRPHICSFWVKGECKRGEECPYRHEKPTDPDDPLADQNIKDRYYGVNDPVADKLMRRAAAMPKLDPPEDKSITTLYIGNLGDVLTEKQLRDHFYQYGEIRSITMVPRQQCAFIQYTQRSAAEAAAERTFNKLILGGRRLTIKWGRSQGRQTVSAAEATREILEPVPGLPGALPPPPESMGNNFFNLQTTPGMMPPMMIPPPPVAPQFMFPPQMAAAAAAAATPIFPPGTTPIHYPSQDPSRMGASQGIGKPWPEE, translated from the exons ATGGCTACTTCAAAAACAACCAACACATACAATAGACAAAATTGGGAAGATGCT gAATTTCCAATATTATGTCAAACTTGTTTAGGTGATAATCCATATATTCGGATG ACAAAAGAAAAGTATGGGAAAGAGTGCAAGATATGCATGCGTCCGTTTACAGTATTTAGATGGTGTCCTGGTGCAAGGATGCGATTTAAAAAAACTGAAGTTTGTCAGACTTGTAGCCGTTTAAAGAATGTCTGTCAAACATGTTTACTTGATCTAGAATATGGTTTACCTATCCAAGTACGCGATGCAGCACTGAAAATTAAAGATGATTTACCTAGATCGGATGTAAATAAGGAGTACTATGTGCAAAACATAGATAGTGAAATTGGCAAAATAGATCCTACATCACCAGCAGGAGCTGTTGGTAAATCTGCAGCAGCCAGTGATTTATTGATGAAACTGGCAAGGACAAGTCCATATTATAAACGAAATAGACCACACATTTGCTCCTTTTGGGTTAAAGGAGAATGTAAAAGAGGAGAAGAATGTCCATATCGTCACGAAAAGCCAACTGATCCTGATGATCCATTAGCTGATCAAAATATTAAAGATCGTTATTACGGAGTAAACGATCCCGTTGCTGATAAACTAATGCGTAGAGCTGCAGCAATGCCTAAACTAGATCCACCAGAAGACAAATCCATTACAACTTTATACATTGGCAACTTGGGAGATGTTCTAACAGAAAAACAATTACGTGATCATTTCTACCAGTATGGAGAAATTCGTTCAATAACTATGGTTCCTCGTCAGCAGTGTGCCTTTATTCAATACACGCAAAGAAGCGCTGCCGAAGCAGCAGCGGAAAGAACATTTAACAAGCTGATATTAGGAGGAAGAAGGCTAACTATTAAATGGGGACGTTCACAAGGAAGACAAACTGTTTCTGCAGCAGAAGCAACTAGAGAAATTTTAGAACCTGTACCGGGTTTACCAGGCGCTTTACCACCGCCACCAGAAAGTATGGGAAACAATTTTTTCAATCTACAAACTACTCCTGGCATGATGCCACCAATGATGATTCCACCTCCACCAGTTGCCCCTCAATTTATGTTTCCACCTCAAATGgcagctgctgctgctgctgcagcaacaCCAATTTTCCCTCCAGGAACTACTCCTATACATTATCCAAGTCAGGATCCATCAAGAATGGGTGCATCTCAAGGCATAGGAAAGCCTTGGCCAGAAGAATAA